One Helianthus annuus cultivar XRQ/B chromosome 12, HanXRQr2.0-SUNRISE, whole genome shotgun sequence genomic region harbors:
- the LOC118485032 gene encoding uncharacterized protein LOC118485032, producing the protein MTIRQEMADRVNANEDDEARRNEIKAMVVEEVMKAVEASIPRLAQEVEGQVLEIINTSVTSKVEELKEMISELQVKKSYRRCTYKEFMACNPLPYKGEVDPIACQRWISSTEAVFTRSRCEAEDQVMFATGLLQLRAKDWWDVYSKELGDDKVQSLTWQEFKESFLKYYSPQSAIDKIQEDFLRLRQKDETIDEITNKFLERVKFCEEIAGTERQRIVRYHAMLKAEYREFVNPSKCATLNELIEWARDREIEIKRQVERGEKRAVEKPTNANPSKKARYQDQSKKGKASGEIPTCKTCGKHHSGECLSGKKGCYKCGREGHPFYRCSENSKACYNCNEPGHIKAECPKLQQGAKRDGKKDEPPKARGRMFS; encoded by the exons ATGACGATAAGGCAAGAG ATGGCCGATAGAGTGAATGCGAATGAGGACGATGAAGCACGCCGAAATGAAATAAAAGCTATGGTTGTGGAAGAAGTAATGAAAGCAGTTGAGGCTAGTATTCCCCGACTAGCTCAAGAAGTCGAAGGGCAAGTACTGGAAATAATTAATACCTCGGTAACTTCCAAGGTggaagaattgaaagaaatgattaGCGAATTGCAAGTGAAGAAAAGCTATCGGCGATGCACGTACAAGGAGTTCATGGCATGCAACCCCTTACCATACAAAGGGGAAGTTGATCCGATAGCTTGTCAAAGGTGGATTTCCAGTACCGAGGCAGTGTTTACACGAAGTAGATGTGAAGCGGAGGATCAAGTAATGTTTGCCACGGGCCTTCTACAACTTCgagcaaaagattggtgggacgTATACTCGAAGGAATTGGGGGATGATAAGGTACAATCGTTAACATGGCAAGAATTCAAGGAGTCATTTCTGAAATATTATAGTCCACAATCCGCAATTGATAAGATTCAGGAAGACTTCTTACGTCTCCGGCAAAAGGATGAAACGATTGATGAGATAACAAACAAGTTCCTTGAGAGGGTGAAGTTCTGTGAGGAGATAGCGGGGACTGAGAGGCAAAGGATTGTACGTTACCATGCTATGTTAAAGGCTGAATATCGGGAATTTGTAAACCCCTCTAAGTGCGCGACGTTAAATGAACTAATTGAATGGGCAAGAGACAGAGAAATTGAGATAAAAAGGCAGGTTGAACGGGGAGAGAAAAGGGCAGTGGAGAAGCCTACCAACGCAAACCCTTCGAAAAAGGCAAGATATCAAGACCAAAGCAAGAAAGGGAAAGCAAGTGGTGAAATCCCGACTTGCAAGACGTGTGGGAAACATCATTCGGGTGAATGTTTGTCGGGAAAGAAGGGGTGCTACAAATGTGGGCGGGAAGGACATCCGTTTTATAGGTGCTCCGAAAACTCAAAGGCGTGTTACAATTGCAATGAACCGGGGCACATTAAAGCGGAATGTCCGAAACTCCAACAAGGGGCAAAGAGAGATGGAAAGAAGGACGAGCCCCCCAAGGCTCGCGGAAGGATGTTCAGCTAA
- the LOC110892698 gene encoding uncharacterized protein LOC110892698, which translates to MEALHIMMERAKYTNAFIGVKLPNEGPYLTHMLFADDAIFVGEWEVENVKNLKRILRLFYLISGLKVNPRKSQLHGVGVSDGEIDNMASTFRCKAGKFPFSYLGLKVGANMNRISQWKEVIDMFNKRLSSWKSRLILCRKGNPNQSSTGQSSELLSVALQVSCGRLKDIGGHTKKIPLGWL; encoded by the coding sequence ATGGAAGCTTTGCATATTATGATGGAACGGGCAAAATATACAAACGCTTTTATCGGAGTAAAATTACCAAACGAAGGTCCTTATCTAACCCATATGCTATTCGCGGATGACGCTATTTTTGTGGGTGAATGGGAGGTGGAAAATGTAAAAAATCTTAAGAGGATTCTTAGATTGTTCTATTTGATATCGGGGTTGAAAGTTAACCCAAGAAAAAGTCAACTACATGGAGTTGGTGTGTCGGATGGGGAAATAGATAATATGGCATCTACCTTCAGGTGTAAAGCTGGAAAATTTCCGTTCAGTTACCTTGGCTTAAAGGTCGGGGCAAATATGAATAGAATATCCCAATGGAAAGAGGTCATTGATATGTTTAATAAAAGACTATCATCTTGGAAGTCTAGACTTATCCTTTGCAGGAAGGGTAACCCTAATCAAAGCAGTACTGGGCAGTCTTCCGAACTACTATCTGTCGCTTTACAAGTGTCCTGTGGCCGTCTTAAAGATATTGGAGGGCATACGAAGAAAATTCCTTTGGGGTGGCTTTAA
- the LOC110892697 gene encoding uncharacterized protein LOC110892697 produces the protein MEPESLWVKVVKSIHHNQRKSDFIPTKKSLPGVWKNIGSIDKEFRKCNIEVSNKLISKVGMGDKTLFWTDSWIGIGSLKSQFPALFQLAGRKKTLLKDCYRQINGGYIWDWSWVRTPSSDIEKQEMENLIGLLQDIQLTGNSDVWYSKDSEQKDFTVKDVRKSLSSALDLNMTADDFDWNSWATSKSIMFVWRAIQDKIPSAVALRHRGVNIPDVTCKICGAAEETTDHILVSCNYATRIWEMITNWVKIPKVNSDGNVKDVLKEMNEIHRNGKIKKVIHAITIQTMWSLWRARNDKKASENCGVFGIWWAAEEREQRRLEKLWLLVMWSIRDLVRVDRAWAAEEREQRLAVGVVAVVVVSGDGWSEWWV, from the exons ATGGAGCCGGAGAGTTTATGGGTTAAAGTAGTAAAGTCGATTCATCATAACCAAAGGAAATCGGATTTTATTCCTACTAAAAAATCACTACCGGGAGTCTGGAAGAATATTGGGAGTATAGACAAGGAATTTCGAAAGTGTAACATCGAAGTCAGCAACAAACTGATAAGCAAGGTAGGCATGGGGGATAAAACTTTGTTTTGGACGGACTCGTGGATAGGCATCGGTTCGTTAAAATCTCAGTTCCCAGCTTTGTTTCAGCTCGCGGGCAGGAAGAAAACACTGCTAAAAGACTGTTATCGGCAAATAAACGGAGGATACATCTGGGATTGGTCGTGGGTTAGGACTCCGAGTAGTGACATTGAGAAGCAGGAGATGGAAAATCTGATTGGGCTTTTGCAAGACATACAACTTACAGGTAATAGCGATGTATGGTACTCGAAAGATTCAGAGCAAAAGGATTTTACGGTAAAAGACGTTCGTAAGTCTCTGAGTTCAGCTTTGGATCTCAACATGACAGCCGACGATTTCGATTGGAACAGTTGGGCCACGAGCAAAAGCATTATGTTTGTTTGGCGAGCAATTCAAGATAAAATACCATCAGCGGTCGCGTTAAGACATAGAGGTGTAAACATACCGGATGTTACTTGTAAAATCTGTGGTGCAGCGGAAGAAACAACGGACCATATACTTGTGAGTTGTAATTATGCAACAAGAATCTGGGAGATGATAACAAATTGGGTCAAAATACCAAAGGTCAACTCGGATGGGAACGTGAAAGATGTGCTAAAGGAGATGAATGAGATTCATAGAAATGGGAAAATTAAGAAAGTGATTCATGCTATTACAATACAGACAATGTGGTCATTGTGGAGAGCAAGAAATGATAAG AAAGCGTCGGAAAATTGTGGAGTATTCGGGATCTGGTGGGCGGCGGAAGAACGTGAACAGCGGCGGTTGGAGAAATTATGGTTGTTGGTGATGTGGAGTATCCGGGATCTGGTACGGGTGGATCGGGCTTGGGCGGCGGAAGAACGTGAACAACGATTGGCGGTGGGGGTTGTTGCAGTGGTGGTTGTTAGTGGAGATGGTTGGTCGGAATGGTGGGTGTAG
- the LOC110894609 gene encoding pentatricopeptide repeat-containing protein At5g66520 isoform X1 yields MNRTIIYTISNPQYLRMLEKCSTFDQLKQIHAQTITVGLARFTYITSKLLAFSAISDIDYAQTILNQISMPTIFDFNTMILGYSKTSKREMGVLLYAKMRNEGIKPNARTFPVLIRTCNCLRSLRQVHGQVVKYGNVSDVYVTSLLISMYSSYKAIELAKQVFEESAYKNVVCCTSLITGCFSNGLIDDACKVFDEMPERNDVSYSAMISGFVKNELFNEAIQLYLRMINCGVGNPNRSLLLSVLNACGAVGAFEIGRSIHCQLVEESFSVDVDFGTALIDFYAKCGDIEKAKDIFNAMPYKDVAAWSAMILGLATNGKNETAFDLFEEMEQKGPVPNGITFVAVLVACNHKTLLKKPWSILGKMSKVYDVELTIEHYGCMIDLLARSGQLKEAEKLIKLMPMKPDGAIWGSFLHGCLTHNAIHLVETAGKRLLELEPTHSGRYVGLANMYASNGSWEGLIKLRKMMTERRVAIAPSWSFIEVYGNVNKFFVDDQCHPQAKDIHDVLKLLKIVLMN; encoded by the coding sequence ATGAACAGGACCATCATCTATACCATCTCAAACCCTCAATATCTTCGTATGCTCGAAAAATGTTCAACTTTCGATCAACTCAAACAAATCCACGCGCAAACCATCACTGTCGGTCTTGCTCGATTTACTTACATAACCAGCAAACTCCTGGCTTTCTCGGCAATATCCGATATAGATTACGCGCAGACAATCTTGAACCAAATAAGCATGCCTACCATCTTTGATTTCAACACTATGATATTGGGTTACTCTAAAACGTCAAAACGAGAAATGGGTGTTCTACTTTACGCTAAAATGCGTAACGAAGGAATCAAACCGAATGCTCGTACGTTCCCTGTGCTGATCAGAACGTGTAATTGTTTACGGTCGTTGCGTCAAGTGCATGGACAAGTCGTGAAATACGGAAATGTTTCTGATGTTTATGTTACCAGCTTGCTTATATCTATGTATTCGAGTTATAAAGCTATTGAATTAGCTAAACAAGTGTTTGAAGAAAGCGCGTACAAGAATGTGGTGTGTTGTACTAGTTTGATAACGGGGTGTTTTAGTAACGGGCTTATTGATGATGCTTgtaaggtgtttgatgaaatgcctgagAGAAATGATGTATCGTATAGCGCGATGATTTCTGGGTTTGTGAAGAATGAACTTTTCAATGAAGCAATCCAGTTGTATCTCCGGATGATAAATTGTGGCGTAGGGAACCCAAACAGGTCTCTTTTGCTGAGCGTTCTCAATGCTTGCGGTGCGGTTGGTGCTTTTGAAATAGGAAGAAGTATACACTGTCAATTAGTTGAAGAATCGTTTAGTGTAGACGTCGATTTTGGTACGGCGCTGATCGATTTCTATGCTAAATGTGGGGATATAGAGAAAGCCAAAGATATATTCAACGCAATGCCTTATAAAGATGTTGCCGCATGGAGTGCGATGATTTTAGGGCTAGCTACAAACGGTAAAAACGAAACGGCATTCGATCTTTTTGAGGAAATGGAGCAGAAAGGACCGGTTCCAAACGGAATTACATTTGTTGCGGTTCTTGTTGCTTGTAATCAcaaaactttattaaaaaaaccGTGGTCTATACTTGGTAAAATGAGCAAAGTTTATGATGTGGAACTAACAATCGAGCACTACGGATGCATGATCGATCTGTTGGCTAGATCCGGACAACTGAAAGAAGCCGAAAAGCTGATCAAGTTGATGCCAATGAAACCCGACGGAGCTATATGGGGATCTTTTCTACATGGGTGTTTAACGCATAATGCAATACATCTAGTGGAGACAGCTGGAAAACGTTTGTTAGAATTAGAGCCGACGCACAGTGGAAGGTATGTCGGGCTTGCTAATATGTATGCGAGTAACGGAAGCTGGGAAGGTTTGATTAAACTGAGGAAGATGATGACGGAACGAAGAGTTGCTATTGCTCCCAGTTGGAGTTTTATTGAAGTCTATGGGAATGTTAACAAATTCTTTGTTGATGATCAATGTCACCCTCAAGCTAAAGACATCCATGATGTCCTAAAGTTACTTAAGATTGTATTAATGAATTAG
- the LOC110894609 gene encoding pentatricopeptide repeat-containing protein At5g66520 isoform X2, with amino-acid sequence MLEKCSTFDQLKQIHAQTITVGLARFTYITSKLLAFSAISDIDYAQTILNQISMPTIFDFNTMILGYSKTSKREMGVLLYAKMRNEGIKPNARTFPVLIRTCNCLRSLRQVHGQVVKYGNVSDVYVTSLLISMYSSYKAIELAKQVFEESAYKNVVCCTSLITGCFSNGLIDDACKVFDEMPERNDVSYSAMISGFVKNELFNEAIQLYLRMINCGVGNPNRSLLLSVLNACGAVGAFEIGRSIHCQLVEESFSVDVDFGTALIDFYAKCGDIEKAKDIFNAMPYKDVAAWSAMILGLATNGKNETAFDLFEEMEQKGPVPNGITFVAVLVACNHKTLLKKPWSILGKMSKVYDVELTIEHYGCMIDLLARSGQLKEAEKLIKLMPMKPDGAIWGSFLHGCLTHNAIHLVETAGKRLLELEPTHSGRYVGLANMYASNGSWEGLIKLRKMMTERRVAIAPSWSFIEVYGNVNKFFVDDQCHPQAKDIHDVLKLLKIVLMN; translated from the coding sequence ATGCTCGAAAAATGTTCAACTTTCGATCAACTCAAACAAATCCACGCGCAAACCATCACTGTCGGTCTTGCTCGATTTACTTACATAACCAGCAAACTCCTGGCTTTCTCGGCAATATCCGATATAGATTACGCGCAGACAATCTTGAACCAAATAAGCATGCCTACCATCTTTGATTTCAACACTATGATATTGGGTTACTCTAAAACGTCAAAACGAGAAATGGGTGTTCTACTTTACGCTAAAATGCGTAACGAAGGAATCAAACCGAATGCTCGTACGTTCCCTGTGCTGATCAGAACGTGTAATTGTTTACGGTCGTTGCGTCAAGTGCATGGACAAGTCGTGAAATACGGAAATGTTTCTGATGTTTATGTTACCAGCTTGCTTATATCTATGTATTCGAGTTATAAAGCTATTGAATTAGCTAAACAAGTGTTTGAAGAAAGCGCGTACAAGAATGTGGTGTGTTGTACTAGTTTGATAACGGGGTGTTTTAGTAACGGGCTTATTGATGATGCTTgtaaggtgtttgatgaaatgcctgagAGAAATGATGTATCGTATAGCGCGATGATTTCTGGGTTTGTGAAGAATGAACTTTTCAATGAAGCAATCCAGTTGTATCTCCGGATGATAAATTGTGGCGTAGGGAACCCAAACAGGTCTCTTTTGCTGAGCGTTCTCAATGCTTGCGGTGCGGTTGGTGCTTTTGAAATAGGAAGAAGTATACACTGTCAATTAGTTGAAGAATCGTTTAGTGTAGACGTCGATTTTGGTACGGCGCTGATCGATTTCTATGCTAAATGTGGGGATATAGAGAAAGCCAAAGATATATTCAACGCAATGCCTTATAAAGATGTTGCCGCATGGAGTGCGATGATTTTAGGGCTAGCTACAAACGGTAAAAACGAAACGGCATTCGATCTTTTTGAGGAAATGGAGCAGAAAGGACCGGTTCCAAACGGAATTACATTTGTTGCGGTTCTTGTTGCTTGTAATCAcaaaactttattaaaaaaaccGTGGTCTATACTTGGTAAAATGAGCAAAGTTTATGATGTGGAACTAACAATCGAGCACTACGGATGCATGATCGATCTGTTGGCTAGATCCGGACAACTGAAAGAAGCCGAAAAGCTGATCAAGTTGATGCCAATGAAACCCGACGGAGCTATATGGGGATCTTTTCTACATGGGTGTTTAACGCATAATGCAATACATCTAGTGGAGACAGCTGGAAAACGTTTGTTAGAATTAGAGCCGACGCACAGTGGAAGGTATGTCGGGCTTGCTAATATGTATGCGAGTAACGGAAGCTGGGAAGGTTTGATTAAACTGAGGAAGATGATGACGGAACGAAGAGTTGCTATTGCTCCCAGTTGGAGTTTTATTGAAGTCTATGGGAATGTTAACAAATTCTTTGTTGATGATCAATGTCACCCTCAAGCTAAAGACATCCATGATGTCCTAAAGTTACTTAAGATTGTATTAATGAATTAG
- the LOC110894608 gene encoding uncharacterized protein LOC110894608, producing the protein MELALDKIMSIRQEGTVRDYCDSFLLLFDQVRNSEEMSDFYAIYLFICGLEPRIRNIFVEWHQYSCTKVKDVISLALKIDSNGLQDSFSPFDPNSSFYNKDLEFDINITLEELMKDNEFFKNGKIQEADIVQEMIDDEVIDESTVFVHKSTKDKEICDESIVFVQELGDNEFLGTDFSKNLHGSESFKQDVGVEFERVNVDNSTTVPVILYDQENIGLKARFDMVQKSLENILVDPLVVLNREGVVVEKIQVRKKWYVKLHSGDILRYGFSSRLYRFQEETENALKVLAKMWKKLRSEKHKFELARVKTFEWKPGWQYVLKMSFLFQESWFLSFNWVFHTYTAYLSPNGNCFITFEGCRTCIFIVQVRSHGAQFVCVSSGADSLLKLWSIKTAEGSLVKLWSIKAYWNWSSGKKNGWCLNWEVNRVISLLLQLLSVLVLQLWIREAIKMIFFMQQCQMLLKLEQNIGEDMTDYLDNSYCITFGGYCCGLHCWNKAHAFVFDTCD; encoded by the coding sequence ATGGAATTGGCTTTGGACAAGATTATGTCAATACGGCAAGAAGGTACTGTCAGAGATTATTGCGATTCATTCCTCTTATTGTTCGATCAGGTTAGAAACTCTGAAGAAATGTCTGATTTCTATGCTATCTACCTGTTCATATGTGGTTTAGAACCAAGAATTAGGAATATCTTTGTCGAATGGCATCAATATAGTTGCACTAAGGTGAAAGATGTGATTTCATTGGCTTTAAAAATTGATTCTAATGGCTTGCAAGATTCTTTCTCTCCATTTGATCCAAATTCTTCTTTTTATAACAAAGATTTAGAGTTTGATATTAATATCACTCTTGAAGAATTGATGAAAGACAATGAGTTTTTCAAGAATGGAAAAATTCAAGAAGCCGACATTGTTCAAGAAATGATTGACGATGAAGTAATTGATGAGTCTACTGTTTTTGTTCATAAAAGCACTAAAGATAAGGAGATTTGTGATGAGTCTATTGTTTTTGTTCAAGAACTCGGTGATAATGAGTTTTTAGGAACTGATTTTTCTAAGAATTTACATGGTAGTGAGTCTTTCAAGCAAGATGTGGGTGTTGAATTTGAAAGGGTTAATGTTGACAACAGCACAACAGTCCCTGTGATACTTTATGATCAAGAAAACATAGGACTTAAGGCTCGATTTGATATGGTGCAGAAAAGTCTTGAAAATATTCTAGTTGACCCATTAGTTGTGTTAAATCGGGAAGGTGTGGTTGTGGAAAAAATTCAGGTAAGGAAAAAATGGTATGTGAAGTTACATTCTGGTGATATCCTTAGATACGGGTTTTCATCTCGCTTGTATAGATTTCAAGAAGAAACAGAAAATGCCCTTAAGGTGCTGGCTAAAATGTGGAAAAAACTTAGAAGTGAAAAGCATAAGTTTGAGTTGGCGAGGGTAAAAACGTTTGAATGGAAACCGGGTTGGCAATATgtattaaaaatgagttttttgtTCCAAGAAAGTTGGTTCCTATCATTCAATTGGGTTTTCCACACATATACTGCATATCTAAGTCCTAATGGTAACTGTTTTATAACATTTGAGGGCTGCAGAACATGCATTTTCATAGTTCAGGTTCGTAGTCATGGTGCTCAGTTTGTTTGTGTTTCTAGTGGTGCTGATAGTTTGTTAAAACTCTGGAGTATTAAGACAGCAGAGGGTAGTTTGGTAAAACTATGGAGTATTAAGGCATATTGGAACTGGTCAAGTGGTAAAAAAAATGGTTGGTGTCTAAATTGGGAAGTCAACAGAGTGATCAGTTTGTTGTTGCAACTTTTGAGTGTGCTTGTGCTCCAACTGTGGATTAGGGAAGCTATTAAAATGATATTCTTTATGCAACAATGTCAAATGCTATTGAAGTTGGAGCAAAATATAGGTGAAGACATGACGGATTATTTGGACAACTCATACTGCATTACCTTCGGCGGATACTGTTGTGGTCTTCATTGTTGGAATAAAGCACATGCATTTGTTTTTGATACTTGTGATTAG